The Chryseobacterium nakagawai genome has a segment encoding these proteins:
- a CDS encoding glycosyltransferase family 4 protein, with protein sequence MGKKKFHCIFPIGQNVHLVKDVGMIPYMLQKEGYYDSYISFYETSENLPHLKNEVKGLKYKRIKKVFQNEDLNIFLFLLFNFWKMNYVMMFHPSFRKILIGFLFKVLSFNRLKFYFKMDANDTLLEEKFYPESVNYKLRNFFYNKTGKFTVETKKVADFMNEFSYINVSFLPNGFIKSPENTITKENRLLWVGRVGAEEKGINYLLSALSNIDLKNWKVDIVGPYDSHFSETIDDFFLNAPGLKGKIEFTGNISSRELLDEYYAKSKIFVLTSKYESFGLVLVEALAHGNFLVSSDLLPAQEISGFGKFGKLFPVGDSQKLASILQSIIDEKMHLPSKESIIAYADENYDWNVLVRKLYELLESK encoded by the coding sequence ATGGGGAAAAAGAAGTTTCATTGTATATTTCCTATCGGACAAAATGTACACCTGGTAAAAGATGTTGGGATGATTCCTTACATGCTGCAAAAAGAGGGCTATTATGATTCTTATATCTCATTCTATGAAACATCTGAAAATTTACCTCATTTAAAAAATGAAGTTAAAGGTTTAAAATACAAACGGATAAAAAAGGTTTTTCAGAATGAAGATCTCAATATTTTTCTTTTTTTGCTTTTCAATTTCTGGAAGATGAATTATGTAATGATGTTTCATCCTTCTTTCAGAAAAATTCTCATCGGTTTTTTATTTAAAGTATTGTCCTTTAATAGACTGAAATTTTACTTTAAAATGGATGCCAATGACACTCTGTTAGAAGAGAAGTTCTATCCAGAATCTGTTAATTATAAACTTAGAAATTTCTTTTATAATAAAACAGGAAAATTTACTGTTGAGACCAAAAAAGTTGCTGACTTTATGAATGAGTTTTCATACATAAATGTAAGTTTTCTTCCAAATGGATTTATAAAGAGCCCGGAAAATACTATAACAAAGGAGAATAGACTTCTATGGGTTGGCAGAGTGGGTGCAGAAGAAAAGGGTATTAACTATTTATTGTCTGCATTGTCGAATATTGATCTGAAAAACTGGAAAGTAGATATTGTAGGACCATATGATAGCCATTTTTCAGAGACCATTGATGATTTTTTTTTAAATGCTCCGGGTTTAAAGGGTAAAATAGAATTTACTGGCAATATTTCTAGTCGAGAGCTTTTAGATGAATATTATGCTAAATCAAAGATTTTTGTTTTAACTTCAAAATATGAAAGTTTTGGCTTAGTATTGGTAGAAGCACTCGCACATGGGAATTTTTTAGTATCCAGCGATTTATTACCAGCACAGGAAATTTCAGGATTTGGTAAATTTGGTAAATTATTTCCTGTAGGTGATTCTCAAAAATTAGCCTCCATTCTTCAGAGTATTATAGATGAGAAGATGCACTTACCTTCTAAGGAAAGCATTATTGCGTATGCAGATGAAAACTACGATTGGAATGTTTTGGTAAGAAAATTATATGAATTACTGGAATCAAAATAA
- a CDS encoding lipid II flippase MurJ, which yields MRKQISILFLLKLLKIPVNLVLLSLTARYFGVSIEKDIWLLAFATITTLDLAIWGPINETFRTKFVFLKEKENDEYAIRKTQSLLFYFICFSVLGIVLIVLFNAFFARIIAPDYNVAQLEILQKMLIYVAPALLFNQLMQIGISILNAYEIFFVAEISSFFSNILNIVLLILFVNQFGIYALAISYYISTVLLIFFILFYFYRKKIPLFKCRWNFKFDGFKMFFLFAIPFFLPYFFGQINTLLEKIFAAELGAGSVSILDFSNRVPMLLYSIVLSVVTTVVVPTLSKYYIRSEKDNFNSEFKKIFHLGILLIGLIIAFLMGAAPAVIDFLYNKGSIAHEQLTTISEMTVLYAAALIGLFSYILFGMSLLASEKQKIYALMGMLTQILVVALNFFCRPLLGIYTFPVSIAVAHVFFAFLMSQNYPFKKELKLELFKYIIFTTVLCLIMYCAGKYVIIDNSLLKMICMGFLLCVFTLGLSIGLKIEEREVVFKAIKNKIKNKY from the coding sequence ATGAGAAAGCAAATCAGTATTTTATTTTTATTGAAACTGCTCAAGATACCTGTTAATTTAGTGCTGCTGTCTCTTACAGCGCGTTACTTTGGAGTAAGTATAGAGAAAGATATTTGGTTACTTGCTTTTGCAACCATTACAACTCTTGATCTTGCTATTTGGGGACCGATAAATGAAACATTTCGTACAAAATTTGTTTTTCTTAAAGAAAAAGAAAATGATGAGTACGCTATCAGAAAAACGCAATCTCTTTTATTTTACTTTATTTGTTTCTCAGTTCTGGGAATAGTACTGATTGTATTATTTAATGCATTTTTTGCTCGGATAATTGCGCCTGATTACAATGTAGCTCAACTGGAAATTCTTCAGAAGATGCTCATTTACGTAGCACCTGCATTATTATTCAATCAATTAATGCAAATAGGGATAAGTATCTTAAATGCCTATGAAATTTTTTTTGTAGCAGAAATATCAAGTTTTTTTTCAAATATATTGAATATAGTATTACTGATACTATTTGTTAATCAATTTGGAATATATGCATTAGCAATATCTTATTATATATCAACAGTATTACTGATATTTTTTATTCTGTTTTATTTTTACAGGAAAAAAATTCCGCTCTTTAAGTGTCGTTGGAATTTTAAGTTTGATGGATTCAAAATGTTTTTTCTTTTTGCTATTCCATTTTTTCTACCTTATTTTTTTGGACAGATTAATACCTTATTAGAGAAAATATTTGCAGCAGAATTAGGAGCTGGCTCAGTTTCTATTTTAGATTTCTCTAACCGTGTTCCAATGTTACTATACAGTATCGTACTGAGTGTTGTAACTACTGTTGTTGTTCCCACATTGTCTAAATATTATATACGTTCTGAAAAGGACAACTTTAATAGTGAGTTTAAAAAAATATTTCATTTAGGTATTTTATTAATAGGATTGATTATTGCTTTTCTAATGGGGGCTGCACCTGCTGTAATTGATTTTCTTTATAATAAAGGAAGTATTGCTCATGAACAGCTGACAACCATTTCAGAAATGACTGTTTTATATGCCGCAGCATTAATTGGTTTATTCTCTTATATCCTGTTTGGAATGAGTTTACTGGCATCTGAAAAACAGAAAATTTATGCATTAATGGGAATGCTTACACAAATTCTGGTTGTAGCGCTTAATTTCTTTTGCAGACCGCTCTTAGGAATTTATACTTTTCCGGTATCAATTGCTGTTGCTCATGTTTTTTTTGCATTCCTGATGAGCCAGAATTATCCATTCAAAAAAGAACTGAAGCTTGAGCTCTTTAAATATATCATATTCACAACTGTACTCTGCCTTATCATGTATTGTGCAGGAAAATATGTTATTATTGATAATTCACTTCTAAAAATGATCTGCATGGGATTCTTGCTCTGTGTTTTTACATTGGGACTAAGTATAGGTTTAAAAATTGAGGAACGTGAAGTAGTTTTCAAGGCAATCAAGAATAAAATAAAGAATAAATATTAA
- a CDS encoding EpsG family protein, with amino-acid sequence MYLYIIFGLISLLSFSEMNFGKKFGKIAVIPIISVFYLLSFLRWERGTDWAAYKFIFENIASNEYLQMMYEFLFIKLNTLIYSTTGDYSVLLFFEASIIFSCFFYVIRKYSEAPVFSVLVWFSVSLASVFFVRQAIAVSICVLALHFIIQRKLYLFLLTVFIAMLFHKSALIFFPAYWIYNLNLSRKQIIIVLVGSFALTSVAGSLLTTIGSSGLGSLSERSNVYMEAGTDEAFGSGYSPMETMIRGVSYRLFLILIFIVFLFKNYENAQFRGIFNLYLMSVVLFILFVPISVALIRFSGYYEIFQIFLYPILILQTKNKIVKNLVLLLLIVYLAFKFYGVIFAYKDLYIPYKSIFNKELPVEVG; translated from the coding sequence ATGTATTTATATATAATTTTTGGATTAATTAGTTTGCTGTCCTTTTCCGAAATGAATTTTGGGAAAAAGTTTGGGAAAATAGCTGTAATTCCTATAATTTCAGTGTTCTATCTGCTATCATTTTTGAGATGGGAAAGAGGAACAGACTGGGCTGCATATAAATTTATCTTCGAAAATATTGCAAGTAACGAATACTTGCAAATGATGTATGAGTTTTTGTTTATAAAACTTAATACACTTATTTATTCTACTACAGGAGATTATTCTGTGCTATTATTTTTTGAGGCCTCAATCATCTTTTCTTGCTTTTTTTATGTCATAAGAAAGTATTCTGAAGCACCAGTATTTTCAGTTTTGGTTTGGTTTAGTGTATCGCTTGCCAGTGTGTTTTTTGTAAGACAGGCAATTGCTGTTTCAATCTGTGTTTTAGCCTTACATTTTATCATTCAAAGGAAATTATATCTGTTTTTATTGACGGTATTTATTGCGATGCTTTTTCATAAATCTGCATTAATCTTTTTCCCTGCTTATTGGATATATAACCTTAATCTTTCAAGAAAACAGATCATAATTGTCTTAGTTGGTAGCTTTGCTTTAACATCTGTTGCCGGTTCATTACTTACTACCATAGGAAGTAGTGGCTTGGGATCTCTGTCTGAAAGGAGTAACGTTTATATGGAAGCAGGAACAGATGAAGCTTTTGGATCTGGTTATTCACCTATGGAGACCATGATCAGAGGGGTCTCCTACAGACTTTTCCTGATTTTAATTTTCATCGTTTTTTTATTTAAAAATTATGAGAATGCCCAATTCAGAGGAATATTTAATCTGTATCTTATGAGTGTGGTACTATTTATTCTATTTGTACCTATTTCTGTTGCTTTAATTCGTTTTTCAGGATATTATGAGATATTTCAAATCTTCCTGTACCCGATATTAATTTTACAGACCAAAAACAAAATAGTCAAAAACTTAGTGTTGTTGTTGTTGATTGTCTATTTAGCATTCAAGTTTTATGGCGTTATTTTCGCATACAAAGATTTGTACATTCCTTATAAATCTATTTTTAATAAAGAATTACCAGTTGAAGTTGGATAA
- a CDS encoding acyltransferase family protein translates to MSVDALNPIFFVLILVVGILSSFVLQKLSNEKLEHVKYLSIDGLRGYLAFFVFIGHSAIWYFYLKNGIWTFVNSKLFYASASISVLFFFMITSFLFFLKLYDNKTKPIDWVRLYISRCTRLMPLYYFAFFFILFFVFVLSNFKLNIPPLLLIRQILQWLSFNLLGITDINACKETTIIIAQVVWSLQYEWLFYFSLPLLNLIFFRSKSNTLIFIISTILFSVFTVLLKPDVYYFYIFTGGVIAAYAVRKVNIKNPNTPFWNSILLMLIFFYFLFMKINEHQYWVAILLFAIFLLIAIGNSLFGLLTTKFSRFLGQISYSIYLLHPILLFTTFKFIIPYEFVKNLSPLEYWLIIAVLTPVLISICYLTFKKIEEPIMRKTGKITSLIQKK, encoded by the coding sequence ATGAGCGTAGATGCTTTAAATCCAATCTTTTTTGTATTAATACTTGTTGTAGGTATTTTGAGTAGCTTTGTATTGCAAAAATTATCTAATGAAAAGCTTGAACATGTAAAATATCTTAGCATTGATGGATTGAGAGGATATCTAGCCTTTTTTGTTTTTATAGGGCATTCTGCAATCTGGTATTTTTATCTCAAAAATGGAATTTGGACATTTGTCAATTCAAAACTATTTTATGCAAGTGCATCTATCAGTGTTTTGTTTTTTTTCATGATCACATCATTTCTTTTCTTTTTGAAATTATATGATAATAAAACGAAGCCAATAGATTGGGTAAGGCTTTACATATCGAGATGTACAAGGTTAATGCCTCTGTATTATTTTGCATTCTTTTTTATTCTTTTCTTTGTATTTGTTCTATCAAATTTTAAATTAAATATACCACCGTTGCTTTTAATAAGACAAATTCTGCAATGGTTGAGCTTTAATTTATTAGGAATTACTGATATTAATGCTTGTAAAGAAACAACTATAATCATTGCACAGGTTGTTTGGAGTTTACAGTATGAATGGTTATTTTATTTTTCATTACCCCTATTGAATTTGATCTTTTTTAGATCAAAGAGCAATACTTTAATATTCATTATTTCAACGATTCTATTCAGTGTATTTACAGTTCTTTTAAAACCGGATGTCTATTATTTTTACATTTTCACTGGAGGCGTTATTGCAGCCTATGCCGTTCGAAAAGTAAATATTAAAAACCCCAACACTCCTTTTTGGAATAGTATATTATTGATGTTAATTTTCTTTTATTTTTTATTTATGAAAATTAATGAACATCAGTATTGGGTAGCTATCTTATTATTTGCTATTTTTTTACTTATTGCAATTGGAAATTCATTATTTGGTTTATTAACCACAAAATTTTCAAGATTTTTGGGACAAATATCCTATAGTATTTACTTATTACATCCGATATTATTATTTACTACTTTTAAATTTATTATTCCATATGAATTTGTAAAAAATCTGTCACCACTTGAATATTGGCTAATAATTGCAGTCCTAACACCGGTATTAATTTCAATTTGTTATTTGACCTTTAAAAAAATAGAAGAACCAATAATGAGGAAAACAGGAAAAATTACTTCATTAATTCAAAAAAAATAG
- a CDS encoding mannose-1-phosphate guanylyltransferase encodes MTKIINIILSGGVGSRLWPLSRKHRPKQYLNIFGEKSLFQLTATRNINLCDSLTVIGNTDNFELSSEALQELNIQEYQQIVEASPRNTAAAIAFAAFSADKDDILLITPSDHLIEDEEEYARSVNEAILLAKQDSIVTFGLVPTKPETGFGYIQVDGNNVLGFREKPNLETAQEFIVKGNFLWNSGMFCFKAGIFLEELKKYQPEVYKKSEIAFNAKINDRLPLEESMNIPSISVDYAVMEKTDRLKVVKSNFTWSDMGSFDSLYNYLKKNGHPTDEHGNMVIGSNIHTEFLGIKKSILVVTEDAILVVKREKSQDVKKIYENISPFLQ; translated from the coding sequence ATGACTAAAATTATTAATATTATACTTTCTGGGGGAGTGGGTAGCAGGCTTTGGCCCTTATCCAGAAAACACAGGCCCAAGCAATATCTGAATATTTTTGGTGAAAAGTCTCTTTTTCAGCTGACAGCAACTAGAAATATAAATCTATGTGACAGCTTAACTGTGATAGGGAATACAGATAATTTTGAATTGTCTTCGGAAGCTTTACAAGAGCTTAATATACAAGAATATCAGCAAATAGTCGAAGCTTCACCCAGAAACACTGCGGCAGCTATAGCTTTTGCTGCATTTTCAGCAGATAAAGATGACATTTTACTCATTACACCCTCTGATCATTTAATAGAAGATGAAGAAGAATATGCAAGATCTGTTAATGAAGCAATTCTGCTGGCGAAACAGGATTCAATTGTTACATTTGGATTAGTTCCTACTAAACCGGAAACAGGTTTTGGCTATATTCAGGTGGATGGTAATAATGTATTAGGATTTCGAGAAAAACCGAATCTGGAAACTGCTCAGGAGTTTATAGTAAAGGGAAATTTTTTATGGAATTCAGGAATGTTTTGTTTTAAGGCAGGTATTTTTTTAGAAGAACTTAAAAAATATCAACCTGAAGTATATAAAAAGTCTGAGATTGCTTTTAATGCAAAAATAAATGATAGGTTACCTCTTGAAGAAAGCATGAATATTCCATCTATATCTGTAGATTATGCAGTAATGGAAAAAACTGATCGACTTAAAGTAGTAAAATCAAATTTTACATGGTCCGATATGGGATCTTTTGACTCTCTGTATAATTACTTAAAGAAGAATGGTCATCCAACAGATGAACATGGTAATATGGTTATTGGAAGCAATATACATACGGAGTTTTTAGGAATTAAAAAAAGTATTTTGGTGGTTACTGAAGATGCTATTTTGGTAGTGAAAAGAGAAAAATCTCAGGATGTTAAAAAAATCTATGAGAATATTTCGCCTTTTCTGCAATAG
- a CDS encoding glycosyltransferase: MKKSTVFIDSNSIGNFHEVFNAAFLKILEARFEKIIYLSSESSYENLKKILVSNNISYNSGKVEFKKVKVLEGKKSYHIFLRKIYAGFLLFFLLLKYRNKDIVLANLNEFGTLYFNLLSNLFKINLTIVAHGELEYLIQNVPKNKPIFVYKKLLQRFFNSKISDNIKIIALGKSIREKLIELYPKNRGAFVSMEHPYFFKDGSAEKQSSLPIKMGIVGAVGENKGMLKFIKLSESLKDLIMEKKLELYVIGRHGYHTEDFPLINFIAKTDTIIPTNEYNEAIKGLNAILFFYDQNQYQLTASGAIFDAINHEKPVIAIKNKYFNHICSYGEIGYLCEDTDEMESIIRKVVKHEISLETIKDFKELKSIFNWKNINYPIKAV; encoded by the coding sequence ATGAAAAAAAGCACTGTTTTTATTGATTCAAATTCAATTGGAAATTTTCACGAAGTTTTCAATGCCGCTTTTTTAAAAATTTTAGAAGCAAGATTTGAAAAAATTATATATTTATCTTCAGAGTCCAGTTATGAAAATTTAAAGAAGATTCTGGTAAGCAATAATATTAGCTACAATTCCGGTAAAGTAGAATTTAAAAAGGTTAAGGTACTGGAAGGGAAAAAATCATATCATATTTTTTTACGAAAAATTTATGCGGGTTTTTTACTGTTCTTCCTGCTGCTAAAATACAGAAATAAAGATATTGTTCTAGCAAATTTAAATGAATTTGGAACTTTGTATTTCAATCTTCTTTCCAATCTTTTTAAGATCAATCTTACAATAGTTGCTCATGGTGAATTGGAGTACTTAATTCAGAATGTACCTAAAAATAAACCGATCTTTGTGTATAAGAAACTTCTTCAAAGGTTTTTTAACAGTAAGATCTCAGATAATATTAAGATTATTGCACTAGGAAAATCAATTCGTGAAAAGCTTATTGAATTATATCCTAAAAATAGGGGTGCCTTTGTGAGTATGGAGCATCCATACTTTTTTAAGGATGGATCTGCTGAAAAACAGTCTTCATTACCAATAAAAATGGGAATTGTAGGTGCCGTAGGAGAAAATAAAGGAATGCTTAAATTTATTAAGCTCTCCGAAAGTCTGAAAGATCTTATTATGGAGAAGAAATTGGAATTATATGTGATTGGCAGACACGGTTATCATACAGAAGATTTTCCATTGATTAATTTTATAGCAAAAACGGATACCATAATACCCACGAATGAATATAATGAAGCAATTAAAGGGTTAAACGCTATACTGTTTTTTTATGATCAAAACCAATATCAGTTAACTGCCAGTGGAGCAATTTTTGATGCAATCAATCACGAAAAACCGGTAATCGCTATTAAAAATAAGTACTTTAATCATATTTGTTCATATGGAGAAATAGGGTATTTATGTGAGGATACTGATGAAATGGAAAGTATTATCAGAAAGGTTGTCAAGCATGAAATCAGTTTAGAAACAATAAAAGATTTCAAAGAATTAAAAAGCATTTTTAATTGGAAAAATATTAATTATCCAATTAAGGCCGTTTAG
- a CDS encoding glycosyltransferase family 2 protein, with product MKNLDCSIIIVNYNTCKLTLDCIESIQKFSTGFTYEIIVVDNASSDESSVILPKTENIRFIQSGNNLGFGFANNLGAKSAKGKFLFLLNSDTILLDNSIKKMLDFYVANQNILNIGALGCILTDEDGRFINSGGFFPKAKNYINTYFGKNLKEFEISTQNEFQEIDFVTGADLLISRQIYEDIGGFDENFFLYYEETDLQKRLVNLGYKNYILTTTKIIHLEGGSDFGATVSNFKRTVIHQSRNRYLKKHDRENYYKYIFLDFFATFGRLANKQYTTKEKFAFLKANFKSYF from the coding sequence ATGAAGAATTTAGATTGTTCTATTATTATTGTAAATTATAATACTTGTAAGCTTACACTTGATTGTATAGAGAGTATTCAGAAATTTTCAACAGGGTTTACCTATGAGATCATAGTAGTAGATAATGCTTCTAGTGATGAATCTTCAGTAATTCTTCCGAAAACAGAAAATATCAGGTTTATACAGTCAGGGAATAATCTGGGGTTTGGCTTTGCCAATAACCTGGGAGCTAAATCTGCAAAAGGAAAATTTCTTTTTTTACTGAACTCTGATACAATTTTGCTGGATAACTCTATCAAAAAAATGTTGGATTTCTATGTTGCCAATCAAAATATATTGAATATTGGAGCGTTGGGATGTATTTTAACTGATGAGGATGGACGTTTTATAAATAGTGGTGGTTTTTTTCCGAAAGCAAAAAATTATATCAATACCTATTTTGGAAAAAATTTAAAAGAGTTTGAAATTTCAACACAAAATGAATTTCAGGAAATTGATTTTGTGACAGGTGCTGATTTATTGATCTCAAGACAGATTTATGAAGATATTGGCGGCTTTGATGAAAATTTCTTCTTATATTATGAAGAAACAGATTTACAGAAAAGATTAGTAAATCTTGGATATAAAAATTATATTTTAACAACCACAAAAATTATACATTTAGAAGGTGGTAGTGATTTTGGGGCAACTGTTTCTAATTTCAAAAGAACTGTAATACACCAAAGCAGAAACCGATACTTAAAAAAGCACGATAGAGAAAACTACTATAAGTATATTTTCCTGGATTTTTTTGCAACATTCGGAAGACTGGCAAATAAGCAATATACAACCAAAGAAAAGTTTGCTTTCCTAAAAGCAAATTTTAAATCTTATTTTTAA
- a CDS encoding glycosyl hydrolase family 28-related protein: MKNIGLIILLFNITFCFSQDVKYVSINDAVQNSKNINTTDKVFLLDENVNEVFAFEKYNGQLPKSYKADQVIFINIKGQVYKRSFSGNVNAKWFGSKGDGKNDDVTGIQKAIDYLAAFEGGTLFIPKGIYKTSKAIEVKDPFISITGEGINATVINCLADGIRLSPYKDVSSAKVSELSIKGTNKAATAGLILNNSNFYFLEKLRISNFDIGIKGATAVNNKIRDFYIGACRKGIVFENGSYFTSITDGIITNCSEIGIEEKGSRLMIQRVDIEQIGTLRNKGYAEGGIAILCGASTEVRDCHIETTEIGFGLNSSGNVIIDNCYLGSGKYGVKQINNDVINGNYSFNNMRFVNFETDFYIPKTSIYNISEGCMAYTSQGNQKNLKIVAAKELGIFKKLKYNAARNYEIESNVNTILNNNVIN, encoded by the coding sequence ATGAAAAATATCGGTTTAATCATTTTGCTTTTTAATATTACATTTTGTTTTTCTCAGGATGTTAAGTATGTCTCGATTAATGATGCTGTACAAAATAGTAAGAATATTAATACAACAGACAAAGTATTTCTCCTGGATGAGAATGTGAATGAAGTTTTTGCTTTTGAAAAATATAATGGGCAACTTCCTAAAAGCTATAAAGCAGACCAGGTTATCTTTATCAATATAAAAGGACAGGTATATAAAAGAAGCTTCTCTGGGAATGTTAATGCAAAATGGTTTGGAAGTAAGGGAGATGGTAAAAATGATGATGTTACAGGTATTCAGAAAGCAATAGATTATCTTGCAGCTTTTGAAGGTGGAACTTTATTTATTCCAAAAGGAATCTATAAAACAAGTAAAGCAATTGAAGTAAAAGATCCTTTTATCAGTATTACCGGAGAAGGAATTAATGCAACAGTTATCAACTGTTTAGCCGATGGAATCAGACTGTCACCTTATAAAGATGTTTCAAGTGCCAAAGTAAGTGAATTAAGCATCAAAGGAACCAATAAAGCAGCTACGGCAGGCCTTATACTTAATAATTCAAATTTTTATTTTCTTGAAAAACTGAGGATTTCAAACTTTGATATTGGAATTAAAGGAGCTACAGCTGTAAATAATAAAATACGCGATTTCTATATTGGTGCATGTAGAAAAGGAATTGTTTTTGAAAATGGAAGTTATTTTACTTCAATTACAGATGGAATAATTACAAATTGCTCAGAAATAGGAATAGAAGAAAAGGGCTCAAGACTGATGATACAGAGAGTGGATATTGAGCAGATTGGTACCCTAAGAAATAAAGGATATGCAGAAGGAGGAATCGCTATTTTATGTGGTGCATCCACTGAAGTTAGAGATTGCCATATTGAAACAACTGAAATAGGATTTGGCTTAAATAGTTCTGGTAATGTTATTATAGACAATTGCTATCTTGGCTCAGGAAAATATGGTGTAAAGCAAATTAATAATGATGTAATTAATGGAAATTATTCCTTCAATAATATGCGATTTGTTAATTTTGAAACAGATTTCTATATTCCCAAAACATCCATCTACAATATTTCTGAAGGATGTATGGCATATACAAGTCAGGGGAACCAGAAAAATCTTAAGATAGTTGCAGCTAAAGAGCTAGGTATTTTTAAAAAATTAAAATACAATGCAGCCAGGAATTATGAGATAGAGTCAAATGTAAACACAATTTTGAATAATAATGTTATTAATTGA
- a CDS encoding glycosyltransferase, whose protein sequence is MLLIDALYINNGGGKVLLDYLVQKLVDHKLEVFYLFDERCSHDFSYIPSDRKQYLKASLSNRHTFYKNNYQKFTKVFCFGNLPPTLQLNIPVYTYLQQKLFLTIPKEFNISQRLLFRVKSFIFSKFLKNTNFLLVQSNLMKESFLKKYTFNADNVVALPFYPNEDLINKEDQREADSYIYVSAGTPHKNHIRLLNAFCKFYDETKRGKLYITVDLGTFISLGEFIQEKINQGYPIVNLGFVKREQLIERYNRTEYLVFPSLEESFGLGIVEAIECGCKVIGANLPYMFQVCEPSVTFDPFEEKSIYLALVESIKNNVHSTQQIIKNEINQLIKLLN, encoded by the coding sequence ATGTTATTAATTGATGCTTTGTATATTAACAATGGTGGGGGCAAGGTTCTTCTTGATTATTTAGTTCAGAAGTTAGTGGATCATAAATTGGAAGTTTTTTATCTCTTTGATGAAAGATGTTCACATGATTTTAGCTACATTCCATCTGATCGAAAGCAGTATTTAAAAGCATCCTTATCTAATAGACATACGTTTTATAAGAATAATTATCAAAAGTTTACTAAAGTATTCTGTTTTGGAAATTTACCCCCAACGCTCCAACTAAATATACCGGTCTATACCTATCTTCAACAAAAACTATTTCTTACTATTCCGAAAGAATTTAATATTTCCCAAAGATTATTGTTTAGAGTAAAATCCTTTATTTTTTCTAAATTTTTGAAGAATACAAATTTTCTTTTAGTGCAAAGCAATTTGATGAAAGAAAGCTTTTTGAAAAAATATACATTTAACGCTGATAATGTAGTAGCACTGCCATTTTATCCAAACGAGGATTTAATAAATAAAGAAGATCAGAGGGAAGCTGATTCATATATTTATGTAAGTGCAGGCACCCCGCATAAAAATCATATTCGGTTATTAAATGCATTTTGCAAATTTTATGATGAAACAAAAAGAGGGAAATTATATATAACAGTGGACCTTGGCACATTTATTTCTCTGGGAGAATTCATTCAAGAGAAAATAAATCAAGGATATCCTATCGTTAATTTAGGATTTGTTAAAAGAGAACAGTTAATAGAACGATATAATAGAACCGAGTATTTAGTTTTTCCATCTTTGGAAGAAAGCTTTGGGCTAGGTATTGTAGAAGCTATAGAGTGTGGCTGTAAAGTGATTGGTGCTAATTTACCTTATATGTTTCAGGTATGCGAACCAAGTGTTACTTTTGATCCTTTTGAAGAAAAAAGTATTTATCTCGCATTGGTAGAAAGTATAAAAAATAACGTACATTCAACACAGCAAATCATTAAAAATGAAATAAATCAATTGATTAAATTATTAAATTAA